One part of the Humulus lupulus chromosome 9, drHumLupu1.1, whole genome shotgun sequence genome encodes these proteins:
- the LOC133799362 gene encoding uncharacterized protein LOC133799362 translates to MEQKNPGTVTHLQMDNEGRFKYCFMALGVSIMRFKTYIRPVICVDGTFLTTRCGGTLLCAMGQDANKQIYPIAFSVVDSENNDSWLYFLLRLKEAIGEVENLVFVSDRHTSIASALTKNFPEAHHGACIHHVSMNIRAKFKTDHCHEEFFLATKAYRKREFLRHFEKIKFKDLAIAQYLENQVGFEKWARSFFPGHRYNLMTTGIAESWNNVIAEARGWPITCLMEFMRHTLQKWFFERRTPASAATSPLPTEVEADLRKLADKSTTSFSFPSSQYEITVLDGDLDGDVDLRRKTCSCRRFDLTGLPCEHALAGA, encoded by the coding sequence ATGGAGCAAAAAAATCCTGGAACTGTTACTCATTTGCAGATGGACAATGAAGGTAGGTTCAAATATTGCTTCATGGCCTTAGGTGTTTCTATAATGAGGTTTAAAACATATATTCGCCCAGTTATATGTGTAGATGGAACCTTCTTGACTACTCGGTGTGGAGGTACTTTGTTATGTGCCATGGGACAAGATGCTAACAAGCAAATATATCCAATTGCATTTTCAGTAGTTGACTCAGAGAATAATGACTCATGGTTGTATTTTCTACTGAGGTTGAAGGAAGCGATTGGTGAAGTGGAGAATCTAGTATTCGTGTCTGATAGACATACTAGTATAGCAAGTGCCTTGACTAAAAATTTTCCTGAGGCACACCACGGTGCTTGTATACATCATGTTAGCATGAATATCCGTGCGAAGTTCAAAACTGACCATTGCCATGAAGAATTCTTCCTTGCAACGAAAGCTTATAGAAAGCGAGAGTTTTTACGCCATTTTGAGAAGATTAAATTCAAAGATCTTGCAATTGCTCAATACTTAGAGAATCAAGTGGGTTTTGAAAAGTGGGCTCGTTCTTTCTTTCCTGGTCATCGATATAATTTAATGACTACAGGTATTGCCGAAAGCTGGAACAATGTCATTGCTGAGGCAcgtgggtggccaattacttgtcTCATGGAATTTATGAGGCACACTTTACAAAAATGGTTTTTCGAGCGTCGAACTCCAGCATCAGCGGCTACAAGTCCTCTTCCCACAGAAGTGGAAGCTGATTTGCGAAAGTTAGCAGACAAGTCCACTACCTCGTTCTCTTTTCCGTCTAGTCAGTATGAAATAACAGTATTGGATGGTGATCTTGATGGAGATGTTGACCTGAGGAGGAAAACATGTAGTTGTAGAAGATTTGATTTGACAGGTCTTCCTTGTGAACACGCTCTAGCTGGTGCTTGA
- the LOC133801731 gene encoding uncharacterized protein LOC133801731 has translation MKERVYTYKKTYSERFTIVDSMFQQFFEPHWEQFNKKKIKSSYIWPQEVLDYLVGDDNNFKRSWKDIDEVFTPINFSGTHWVLLEISLTNCLIKAYDSDITVVSNKEFENKMSRWGKMLPFLIQSSGLLSHRKDVQLQAQKVRFEFTRLGTEKVPQTKTSGDCGVYVIKHLEYLLAKKPLSEVNDDNMDFFRKKTCVDLFYHNLQP, from the exons ATGAAAGAACGAGTGTACACTTACAAGAAGACTTACTCCGAAAGATTCACCATCGTGGATTCTATGTTCCAACAGTTCTTCGAACCACATTGGGAACAATTCAACAAGAAGAAAATCAAATCAAGCTACATTTGGCCACAAGAAGTGCTTGATTACTTGGTAGGTGATGATAACAATTTCAAAAGGAGTTGGAAAGACATTGACGAAGTGTTTACCCCAATTAATTTTTCTGGGACACATTGGGTGTTGTTAGAGATATCATTGACAAACTGTCTTATAAAAGCTTATGACTCTGATATCACTGTGGTCTCCAACAAGGAGTTTGAGAATAAAATGAGCAGATGGGGAAAAATGCTACCATTTCTAATTCAATCCAGTGGGCTGTTAAGCCATAGGAAAGATGTCCAACTACAAGCACAGAAAGTGCGTTTTGAGTTCACAAGACTTGGCACAGAAAAAGTGCCACAGACCAAAACTAG TGGCGATTGTGGGGTATATGTCATCAAACATCTGGAGTACTTGCTAGCCAAAAAACCGCTATCCGAAGTGAATGACGACAACATGGATTTCTTTAGAAAAAagacttgtgtagatttgtttTACCATAACTTACAACCATAG
- the LOC133799360 gene encoding uncharacterized protein LOC133799360, with product MSLLMLPTERHYPAKAAYRGGSIMSTIIAKFTTFDLLERAKQSPFKQFFLAPPLQYSGVIIHQLLLRRVVGRGKNEYCLNFNICGQNTRFGISEFGLITGLNCGISPDQEKYKEMTKSKRLLQTYLNNKECLSSEELEDGFKRCDVKEDVWKLGLCFLVDSLLLPSEPKKKCFIDVLSIVENEDDFFNYPWGRLSYEKTLFGLAKDMERLRNKYLKNVEQKRKRPAPQYTIYGYAIALQYWAYEIFTKFSAFADQQPLTFPRMLSWSAHKMLKEKDIEGVFKKKSNLVKATLNPRPEEKEFHDSIIQGPDELLMGRVISFVDDDVELEFEREEREESPTKPDVADGHRHEQDKKEIPTPINTHHEKLLADIDTLKSNQQRMEEKLDYLIELVLSQRKGSDSEDSLSDEHLASPHRTFIMEHVVGEDSPSYKVVSPGDMAGVEFKRRRVPTKRIFGSEFTDPTKKKKKAKTIVTDPCEINPLQPYDEKQMRRFKKWVIGLKKNDKPISLLAGSCTAKWFIQLLTPRTWLDGLVRLLK from the exons ATGTCACTCCTCATGCTTCCTACTGAAAGGCATTATCCAGCAAAGGCTGCGTATAGGGGAGGGAGCATTATGAGTACAATAATAGCGAAGTTCACGACATTTGACTTGTTGGAACGAGCGAAACAGTCACCATTCAAGCAATTCTTCTTAGCTCCGCCTCTACAATATTCTGGAGTTATTATTCACCAGTTACTGCTTAGGAGAGTTGTTGGTAGAGGAAAGAACGAATACTGCTTGAATTTTAATATTTGTGGTCAGAATACAAGGTTTGGAATTAGTGAATTTGGTTTGATCACTGGATTGAATTGTGGAATTTCTCCGGATCAGGAAAAGTATAAAGAAATGACCAAGAGTAAAAGACTTCTCCAGACATACTTGAACAATAAAGAATGTTTGTCTTCTGAAGAGTTGGAAGATGGATTCAAAAGGTGCGATGTGAAAGAAGACGTATGGAAATTAGGTCTATGTTTTTTGGTAGACTCTCTTTTATTACCTAGTGAACCAAAGAAGAAATGCTTTATTGATGTCCTTTCCATCGTGGAAAATGAAGATGACTTCTTCAACTATCCTTGGGGGAGATTATCGTACGAGAAGACATTATTCGGCTTGGCAAAAGATATGGAAAGGCTAAGGAATAAATACTTGAAGAATGTTGAGCAAAAGAGAAAAAGACCAGCACCTCAGTACACAATTTATGGTTATGCCATTGCTCTGCAATATTGGGCCTATGAAATTTTCACAAAGTTCTCTGCATTTGCTGATCAACAACCCCTGACCTTTCCAAGAATGCTTAGCTGGTCAGCGCATAAAATGCTGAAAGAGAAAGATATTGAaggtgtatttaagaaaaaaagt AATCTTGTGAAGGCCACGCTCAATCCAAGACCCGAAGAGAAAGAATTTCATGACTctattattcaaggaccagatgaACTACTCATGGGACGTGTTATTAGCTTTGTAGACGATGATGTGGAATTGGAGTTTGAAAGGGAAGAACGTGAGGAATCTCCCACAAAGCCCGATGTAGCAGATGGGCATCGTCACGAGCAAGACAAGAAAGAGATACCAACTCCAATTAACACCCACCATGAAAAGTTGTTAGCTGATATTGACACTTTGAAAAGTAACCAACAAAGAATGGAGGAGAAGTTGGATTATCTAATTGAATTAGTGCTCTCGCAACGTAAAGGTAGTGATTCTGAGGATTCATTATCAGATGAGCATCTTGCTTCACCACACCGTACATTTATTATGGAGCACGTTGTTGGAGAAGATAGTCCTAGCTATAAGGTGGTATCTCCTGGAGATATGGCTGGGGTGGAATTCAAGAGAAGGAGGGTTCCAACGAAAAGAATTTTTGGTTCCGAGTTTACTGATCCAactaagaagaaaaagaaagcaaaGACAATTGTAACTGATCCTTGTGAAATTAATCCCCTACAGCCATATGACGAAAAGCAAATGAGACGTTTTAAGAAATGGGTAATTGGTTTAAAAAAGAATGATAAGCCTATTTCTCTCTTGGCTGGTTCGTGCACTGCAAAATGGTTTATTCAGCTACTTACACCACGTACATGGCTGGATGGACTGGTAAGACtactgaaataa
- the LOC133801840 gene encoding disease resistance protein RPM1-like, whose product MAESVVSFLLEKLSSLLEDEVKLVSSFRSEVVFVKNELDRMRAFLRSADATEDHDEEIKMWVKQVREVAYDAEDIIDDFLYRFEHTKRHGFYGYLCNMARGIKNLKARRRIASQLQSIKCRVTDISEGRQRYGYKLSSTEIGSSSGTKPCYYSEVRSDVRLQEEDQLVGIESDKQHLLSFLVEGTSQLRVAAVVGMGGLGKTTLVSLVYNDSQVKNHFHQLQAWVTVSQSFKLDEVLRQIIQQFFKAMNLPLPDEVEKSTDTHFLKTVIVDVLSDKRYLVVLDDIWDVDVWEAVKVAFRSNNNGSRVMITTRIADVASSSTKDVGGEIITLDPLSSEDSWTLFCAKAFQGNACPAHLEETSRDILKRCEGLPLAIVAIGSMLATKDINRVDEWEIVCRSLQAELQGNTKLKGMQAILSLSFNDLPYHLKHCFMYLSLFPEDYSIKRNVLIRLWIAEGFIEEIEGRTLEEVANGCFNELLNRSLAQVNDRYDDGRVKSCRVHDILRETMLLKSKDQGFVAITNKESSKRLPKRVRRLSVHAGTNIDAFGDNQLSQLRSLFFFTKEKDIWNKFMSSFSDQGSRLLMVLDCKCAPTITFPRSITKLYHLRYLCLRDTAVSSIPPSIANLRHLETLDLKRTLVRELPSEILRLQCLRHLLVYDYSTKQGFKALKGMESLSSLRKLSYVEAKLGEPELMVSVGRLTQLTMLGILELGAEHGDALFSSIRELKLLRSLRLDSRIEDEPLSFQFKSFSSLRLLQRLYICGRVEKSLEGLQNLTNLSKLFLIGSRLQVDPLESLQDLPNLVSLWFEERAYDGESLCFKAGSFLMLRELRISEFENLRRVTVEDLALSHLEFMILTSCKLLKEIPSGIERLRNLQQLQLFNMAAELTTTVYRGSQHDHYSKVMHIPRVFIGQWSPESGYVGDWI is encoded by the coding sequence ATGGCAGAGAGTGTGGTGAGTTTTCTACTGGAGAAGCTTTCGTCCTTGTTGGAAGATGAGGTGAAACTCGTGAGTAGCTTTCGAAGTGAAGTTGTTTTCGTGAAAAATGAGTTGGATCGTATGAGAGCTTTCTTGCGATCTGCTGATGCTACGGAAGATCACGATGAAGAAATCAAAATGTGGGTTAAGCAAGTTAGAGAGGTTGCCTACGATGCAGAAGACATCATTGATGATTTCTTGTATAGATTTGAGCATACCAAGCGACATGGATTCTATGGTTATTTGTGTAACATGGCTCGCGGGATCAAGAACTTGAAAGCTCGCCGTCGAATTGCCTCCCAATTGCAGAGTATCAAATGCAGAGTTACTGATATTTCTGAGGGGCGCCAGAGATATGGTTACAAACTGAGTAGTACGGAGATCGGGTCGAGTTCGGGAACTAAACCTTGCTACTATTCTGAGGTTAGAAGTGATGTACGGCTGCAGGAAGAAGATCAACTAGTGGGCATTGAGTCAGACAAGCAACATCTTTTGAGTTTTCTTGTGGAGGGTACCTCTCAACTACGAGTGGCTGCAGTGGTCGGAATGGGAGGGCTGGGCAAAACCACTCTGGTGAGTTTAGTTTATAATGATTCACAAGTAAAGAATCATTTTCATCAACTTCAAGCCTGGGTCACTGTTTCACAATCGTTCAAGCTAGATGAAGTTCTGAGACAAATTATCCAGCAATTTTTCAAAGCTATGAATCTGCCACTACCTGATGAAGTTGAGAAGTCCACAGACACCCACTTCCTAAAGACTGTCATTGTTGATGTTCTTAGTGACAAAAGATATTTGGTTGTATTGGATGACATATGGGATGTGGATGTATGGGAAGCAGTCAAAGTTGCATTTCGGAGCAACAACAATGGTAGCCGAGTAATGATCACAACTCGTATTGCAGATGTGGCCTCTTCCTCTACCAAAGATGTTGGAGGTGAGATCATAACCTTAGATCCTTTATCTTCTGAAGATTCTTGGACTCTATTTTGTGCAAAAGCCTTTCAAGGTAATGCATGTCCAGCTCATTTGGAGGAAACTTCAAGAGACATCCTTAAAAGATGTGAGGGATTGCCTCTTGCCATTGTTGCAATAGGAAGCATGCTGGCCACAAAGGACATCAACAGAGTAGATGAATGGGAGATTGTTTGTCGTTCTCTGCAGGCTGAATTACAAGGCAATACAAAACTGAAAGGCATGCAAGCCATACTTTCACTTAGTTTCAATGATTTGCCTTACCACTTGAAGCATTGCTTCATGTATCTAAGTTTATTCCCTGAGGATTACTCGATTAAACGCAATGTCTTGATTCGATTGTGGATTGCTGAAGGTTTCATAGAAGAAATTGAAGGAAGAACATTAGAAGAAGTGGCAAATGGTTGTTTCAACGAGCTTCTTAACAGAAGCTTGGCCCAAGTAAATGATAGATATGATGATGGAAGAGTTAAAAGTTGTCGAGTGCACGATATTTTAAGGGAAACTATGCTTCTAAAATCTAAAGATCAAGGCTTTGTAGCAATTACTAATAAAGAGAGCAGTAAAAGGCTTCCAAAAAGAGTTCGACGACTATCTGTGCATGCAGGAACAAATATAGATGCATTTGGGGACAACCAACTATCTCAACTGCGCTCTTTGTTCTTTTTCACCAAAGAAAAAGATATCTGGAATAAATTCATGTCTTCATTTTCTGACCAGGGGTCAAGACTTCTCATGGTGTTGGATTGTAAGTGTGCACCTACGATTACATTTCCACGGAGTATCACAAAGCTATACCATTTGCGATACCTATGTCTAAGAGATACCGCTGTAAGTTCAATTCCACCCTCTATTGCGAATCTTCGACACCTTGAAACGTTAGACCTCAAAAGGACTCTTGTACGAGAGCTACCCAGTGAGATTTTACGATTACAGTGTTTGCGACATTTATTAGTTTATGATTATTCAACAAAGCAAGGTTTTAAGGCTTTAAAAGGAATGGAATCCCTTTCATCTTTGAGAAAACTCTCCTATGTCGAGGCAAAATTGGGTGAACCTGAGCTTATGGTATCCGTAGGAAGGCTAACACAATTGACGATGTTGGGCATCCTAGAGCTTGGAGCTGAGCATGGAGATGCACTATTCTCTTCAATTCGTGAATTAAAGCTCCTTCGTTCATTAAGGTTGGATTCAAGAATAGAGGATGAACCCCTTAGTTTCCAATTTAAATCCTTCTCGTCTCTTCGATTGCTCCAGAGATTATATATATGTGGTCGTGTGGAGAAGTCACTAGAAGGACTACAAAACCTTACAAACTTGTCTAAATTATTTCTGATTGGTAGTAGGTTGCAAGTAGATCCGCTGGAGTCATTACAAGATTTGCCCAATCTAGTATCACTCTGGTTTGAAGAAAGAGCTTATGATGGGGAGTCACTATGTTTTAAAGCTGGGAGTTTCTTAATGCTCAGAGAACTCCGTATTTCAGAATTTGAGAACTTAAGAAGGGTGACTGTGGAAGACTTAGCATTGTCTCATCTTGAGTTTATGATTTTGACGAGTTGCAAATTACTAAAGGAAATACCGTCAGGAATTGAACGCCTAAGAAACCTCCAACAACTTCAATTGTTTAATATGGCTGCAGAATTGACAACAACTGTATATCGTGGAAGTCAACATGATCACTACTCAAAAGTAATGCACATTCCACGTGTTTTCATCGGCCAGTGGAGTCCTGAAAGCGGATATGTTGGTGATTGGATTTAG
- the LOC133800533 gene encoding disease resistance protein RPM1-like: protein MAESVVSFLLEKFSSLLEDEAKLLSGVRDEVVFVKNDLDRIRAFLRSADATEDQDEEIKVWVKQVREVAYDAEGIIDDFLYGFEHTKRHGFYGYLCKMAREIKNLKARRRIASQLQSIKLRVTDISEGRQRYGYKLSSTEIGSSSGTKPCDYSEVRSDARLLEEDQLVGIEPKKQGLLSFLVEGTSQLQVRAVRGMGGLGKTTLVSTVYKDLQVKNHFHQLQAWVTISQSFKLDEVLRQIIQQFFNAKKLTLPVKVEKSTDTHFLKTTIVDFVSDKRYLVVLDDIWDVDAWEKVKVAFRNNNNGSRVMITTRIADVASSSTKDVGELENLRRVTVEDKALSHLECMLLKDCKLLKEIPSGIERLRNLQQLQLFNMAAELTTTVYRGSQHDNYSKVMHIPRVFIGQWSPESGTVGDWL from the exons ATGGCAGAGAGTGTGGTGAGTTTTCTACTGGAGAAGTTTTCGTCCTTGTTGGAAGATGAGGCCAAGCTCTTGAGCGGGGTTCGAGATGAAGTTGTTTTCGTCAAAAATGACTTGGATCGCATAAGAGCTTTCTTGCGATCTGCTGATGCCACGGAAGATCAAGATGAAGAAATCAAAGTGTGGGTTAAGCAAGTTAGAGAGGTCGCTTACGATGCAGAAGGCATCATCGATGATTTCTTGTATGGATTTGAGCATACCAAGCGACATGGATTCTATGGCTATTTGTGTAAGATGGCTCGTGAGATCAAGAACTTGAAAGCTCGCCGTCGAATTGCCTCCCAATTGCAGAGTATCAAACTCAGAGTTACTGATATTTCTGAGGGGCGCCAGAGGTATGGTTACAAACTGAGTAGTACGGAGATCGGGTCGAGTTCTGGAACTAAACCTTGCGACTATTCTGAGGTTAGAAGTGATGCACGGTTGCTGGAAGAAGATCAACTAGTGGGCATTGAACCAAAGAAGCAAGGTCTTTTGAGTTTTCTTGTGGAGGGTACCTCTCAACTACAAGTGCGTGCAGTGCGCGGAATGGGAGGGCTGGGCAAAACCACTCTGGTGAGTACAGTTTATAAAGATTTACAAGTGAAGAATCATTTTCATCAACTCCAGGCTTGGGTCACTATTTCACAATCGTTTAAGCTAGATGAAGTTCTGAGACAGATTATCCAGCAATTTTTCAACGCTAAGAAGCTGACACTTCCTGTTAAAGTTGAGAAGTCCACAGACACACACTTCTTAAAGACAACCATTGTTGATTTTGTTAGTGACAAAAGATATTTGGTTGTATTGGATGACATATGGGATGTGGATGCTTGGGAAAAAGTCAAAGTTGCATTTCGGAACAACAACAATGGTAGCCGAGTAATGATTACAACTCGAATTGCAGATGTGGCCTCTTCCTCTACCAAAGATGTTGGAG AATTGGAGAACTTAAGAAGGGTGACAGTGGAAGACAAAGCATTGTCTCATCTCGAATGTATGCTTTTGAAGGATTGCAAATTACTGAAGGAAATACCGTCAGGAATTGAACGCCTAAGAAACCTCCAACAACTTCAATTGTTTAATATGGCTGCAGAATTGACAACAACTGTATATCGTGGAAGTCAACATGATAACTACTCAAAAGTAATGCACATTCCACGTGTTTTCATCGGCCAGTGGAGTCCTGAAAGCGGAACTGTTGGTGATTGGCTTTAG